A single window of Vibrio gazogenes DNA harbors:
- a CDS encoding anaerobic sulfatase maturase gives MNDHTIPINIVDPSPQAGPSLHLPKLGDDDYYSYHNMVKPTGSLCNLDCTYCFYLHKEQLLNQSKRPRMAPDLLELHIRQYMEANTGPSVDFTWQGGEPTLAGLDFYKRVVSIQQKYKRPDQIVYNDLQTNGLLLNDEWCQFLKEHDFLVGLSIDGPAEFHDRYRYTKTKMPTHAKVMEKVALLHQYGISFNALCVVNRDNAQQPLAVYRFLRDQVKPNIIQFIPGIETKDFESVAPGQWDPDKLPLISSPAARPGNEDSVVTDWSVDPIDWGNFLCTIWDEWFQRDFGRTFVDQFENVISIMFNHGPQKCVNAQVCGKAVAIEHNGDIYSCDHFVYPEYKLGNIQHTHQGDLVFSAAQKKFGFAKFESLPKHCNQCFFLNLCWGECPKSRFIRTPDGEAGLSYLCSGLKLFYAKATNAYPSLKKRLQL, from the coding sequence ATGAATGACCACACCATCCCCATCAATATTGTTGATCCGTCACCGCAAGCGGGGCCTTCCCTGCACTTACCAAAGCTCGGTGATGATGATTACTACAGCTATCACAACATGGTTAAACCAACAGGATCGTTATGTAATCTGGATTGTACGTATTGCTTTTATCTGCATAAAGAGCAGCTCTTGAATCAGTCCAAACGTCCCAGAATGGCCCCGGACTTACTGGAACTTCATATCCGGCAATACATGGAAGCCAATACCGGTCCCAGTGTCGATTTCACCTGGCAAGGGGGAGAGCCGACACTCGCGGGGCTCGACTTCTACAAACGGGTGGTCAGCATACAACAAAAATATAAGCGCCCGGATCAAATCGTATATAACGATTTACAAACCAATGGCCTGCTTCTGAATGATGAATGGTGTCAGTTTTTAAAGGAACATGATTTCCTTGTCGGTCTGTCGATCGACGGTCCGGCAGAATTTCATGATCGTTATCGTTACACCAAAACCAAAATGCCGACACATGCAAAAGTCATGGAAAAAGTGGCGCTGCTTCACCAATACGGCATTTCGTTTAATGCACTGTGTGTGGTGAACCGGGACAATGCACAACAACCGTTAGCCGTTTATCGCTTCCTCCGGGATCAGGTAAAACCGAACATCATTCAATTCATCCCCGGTATCGAAACCAAAGATTTTGAATCAGTCGCACCGGGACAGTGGGATCCGGATAAACTCCCTTTAATTTCTTCTCCGGCAGCAAGACCCGGCAATGAAGACTCCGTCGTGACCGACTGGAGTGTCGATCCGATCGATTGGGGTAACTTTCTGTGTACGATTTGGGATGAATGGTTTCAGCGTGATTTTGGCCGAACCTTTGTCGATCAATTTGAAAATGTCATCTCAATCATGTTCAACCACGGACCACAGAAATGTGTGAATGCTCAAGTCTGCGGTAAGGCCGTTGCGATTGAACACAATGGTGATATTTATTCGTGTGACCACTTCGTCTATCCCGAATATAAGCTGGGCAATATTCAACACACGCATCAAGGCGATTTGGTGTTCTCTGCAGCGCAGAAAAAATTTGGCTTTGCTAAATTTGAGTCTCTGCCAAAACATTGTAATCAATGTTTCTTCCTCAATTTATGCTGGGGAGAGTGCCCGAAAAGTCGCTTCATCCGCACACCGGACGGTGAAGCCGGGCTCAGTTATCTTTGTTCGGGGCTCAAGCTGTTTTATGCCAAAGCAACCAATGCCTATCCCTCACTGAAAAAACGACTGCAACTGTAG
- a CDS encoding arylsulfatase translates to MKTNQLREMISHHFGKAKNSSADKHPLCAGINAVAKKQLFNVFSVVALASTMTIPNMVEAAQAQAKEQQQPNVIVILLDDVGFSDIGAYGSEIKTPNIDALAEAGIRYNRFDTNAMSGPTRASLLTGRNAQTVHMEDLPPKHIPGLMPAPGPAKDVPLGSGPANSGELPLNAQTVADAFRSDGYATYVLGKWHLAPEYAEGNKWRDREFWPLKKGFDYYYGFISGHADQWHPKLMENNDKIPTPQMPGYHLSVDLTDHAIHLMDEHNPKPKFLYFALGAAHAPLHVPKSYINAYKGQYDMGWDKLREQRFKRQKALGIIPANTVLPKREKGDLAWASLTAQQKRVYARFMETYAGFLTHTDEQIGRLIQHLKDTGQYDNTMIVFASDNGAASEGTQKGGFYQPYMDKTTVEQMDADLDKAGGPETYMLYQRPWAWAGATPFRRYKLWPFAGGVRTPLIISWPGHVTDPGSIRHQYVNLIDLGPTMLEAAGTQFADKVDGVKQIPVAGKSMLSTLTDKSAKTRNVQFFEMRGQRAITKGKWKAIAMHKLGTEFADDQWALFDTEADFSESNNLANKYPKKVAELKKLWWSEANKYSDPAVIRPFKLLYQFNHMDDAFGD, encoded by the coding sequence ATGAAAACCAATCAACTCAGAGAAATGATCTCGCATCATTTTGGTAAAGCCAAAAATTCATCAGCGGATAAGCATCCATTGTGTGCGGGAATAAATGCGGTTGCCAAAAAACAGCTTTTTAATGTTTTTTCCGTGGTAGCACTGGCTTCGACGATGACGATACCAAATATGGTTGAGGCAGCGCAGGCACAAGCAAAAGAACAACAGCAGCCGAATGTGATCGTTATCCTGCTCGATGACGTCGGTTTCTCCGATATCGGCGCTTATGGTTCCGAGATAAAAACGCCAAATATTGATGCTTTGGCTGAAGCGGGGATTCGTTATAATCGTTTTGATACCAATGCCATGAGTGGGCCGACTCGTGCTTCGTTACTGACGGGGCGAAACGCGCAAACGGTTCATATGGAAGATCTACCGCCCAAACACATCCCCGGTCTTATGCCGGCTCCTGGTCCGGCTAAAGATGTGCCATTGGGGAGCGGCCCGGCCAACAGTGGTGAATTGCCTCTGAATGCCCAGACAGTGGCAGATGCTTTCCGTTCTGATGGTTATGCGACTTACGTCTTGGGGAAATGGCATCTGGCTCCAGAGTATGCAGAGGGGAACAAGTGGCGTGATCGTGAATTCTGGCCCTTGAAAAAAGGCTTCGATTATTACTATGGCTTTATCAGTGGTCACGCTGATCAATGGCATCCTAAGTTGATGGAAAATAACGATAAGATCCCAACACCCCAAATGCCGGGTTACCACTTGTCTGTGGATCTGACTGATCATGCTATCCATCTGATGGATGAGCACAATCCCAAACCGAAGTTCCTGTATTTCGCCCTAGGGGCTGCACACGCACCTTTGCATGTACCCAAATCATATATTAACGCGTACAAAGGTCAGTATGATATGGGCTGGGATAAACTGCGTGAGCAACGGTTTAAGCGTCAGAAAGCGCTTGGCATTATCCCGGCAAATACAGTACTGCCGAAACGGGAGAAAGGTGATCTGGCCTGGGCTTCTCTGACTGCTCAGCAAAAACGAGTCTATGCTCGGTTTATGGAAACGTATGCTGGCTTTCTCACCCATACGGATGAACAGATTGGTCGTCTGATTCAGCATTTGAAAGATACCGGTCAATACGACAATACGATGATTGTATTTGCGTCAGATAATGGTGCCGCTTCGGAAGGTACGCAGAAAGGGGGCTTCTATCAACCCTATATGGATAAAACGACGGTTGAACAAATGGATGCCGATCTGGATAAAGCGGGTGGTCCGGAAACTTATATGTTGTATCAGCGTCCTTGGGCATGGGCTGGTGCTACACCATTTCGTCGTTACAAATTGTGGCCATTTGCTGGTGGTGTGAGAACACCGCTTATCATCTCATGGCCTGGGCATGTGACTGATCCGGGGTCGATTCGCCATCAGTATGTCAATCTGATTGATTTGGGACCCACAATGCTTGAGGCTGCGGGGACCCAATTTGCTGATAAAGTCGATGGTGTTAAACAAATTCCGGTGGCAGGTAAATCAATGTTATCGACTTTGACCGACAAAAGTGCGAAAACCCGCAATGTTCAGTTTTTCGAAATGCGTGGTCAGCGTGCTATTACGAAGGGGAAATGGAAGGCAATTGCGATGCACAAACTCGGTACCGAATTTGCTGATGACCAATGGGCTCTGTTTGACACTGAAGCTGATTTTTCAGAGTCGAATAACCTCGCGAACAAGTATCCGAAAAAAGTGGCAGAGCTGAAAAAACTGTGGTGGTCAGAAGCCAACAAGTACAGTGATCCTGCAGTCATCAGGCCGTTTAAGTTGTTGTACCAGTTCAACCATATGGATGATGCATTCGGTGATTAA
- a CDS encoding DMT family transporter — MINGSLYIMTVLIWGTTWFAIALQTGEVPAMVSVFYRFAIAACLLIGILKFSGKLQSIRRRDHLFCLLQGLCVFCFNFLCFYAANHYINSGLESVLFSMAIVFNAINGVLFLGQRITYRLAFASFIGIVGIICLFWETLLANDFDTATLTGIGLCLLGTYGFSIGNIISARHQKRGLDVLSTNAYAMLYGALTMLLIIVVTRTHFTLETTVSYISALFYLAIFGSVIGFGTYFALVGRIGTGAAAYATILFPLVALSISTLFEGYIWTETAMVGLVLILSGNLVMFVKLKPRSKTNPRSKTNIA; from the coding sequence ATGATCAACGGTTCACTATATATCATGACCGTCCTCATCTGGGGGACAACTTGGTTTGCGATTGCGCTACAAACAGGCGAAGTACCAGCGATGGTTTCGGTTTTTTATCGCTTTGCAATTGCTGCCTGTTTATTGATTGGCATCTTGAAATTTTCAGGGAAACTGCAATCCATCAGGCGACGCGATCATCTCTTTTGTCTGCTGCAAGGATTATGCGTCTTCTGCTTTAACTTCTTATGTTTTTATGCCGCCAATCACTATATCAACAGTGGGTTAGAATCGGTTTTATTCTCAATGGCGATTGTGTTTAACGCAATCAATGGCGTGCTCTTTCTCGGCCAGCGGATTACCTATCGGCTCGCCTTTGCCAGTTTTATCGGTATTGTCGGCATCATTTGTCTCTTCTGGGAGACGTTATTAGCCAATGATTTTGATACAGCAACACTGACCGGTATCGGTTTGTGCTTACTGGGCACCTACGGCTTTTCGATCGGTAATATTATCAGTGCCCGCCATCAAAAAAGAGGGCTCGATGTGTTGTCCACCAATGCGTATGCGATGCTCTATGGCGCGCTGACCATGTTACTGATCATTGTTGTCACCCGCACGCATTTCACCCTTGAAACAACGGTGAGCTATATCAGTGCTTTATTCTATTTGGCCATCTTTGGTAGCGTGATTGGTTTTGGTACTTACTTTGCTCTTGTGGGGCGTATCGGGACCGGGGCGGCGGCTTATGCGACCATCTTATTCCCGTTAGTTGCTTTATCGATATCGACGCTATTTGAAGGTTATATCTGGACGGAAACCGCCATGGTGGGGTTAGTGCTGATTCTGTCCGGTAATCTGGTGATGTTTGTTAAATTGAAGCCTCGTTCTAAAACCAATCCTCGTTCTAAAACCAATATAGCTTGA
- a CDS encoding AraC family transcriptional regulator, translating to MSKPYRMMECLQQYQAEQLDTTILENGIGMSSWYNQHALVDVDSPDHHTLSLYIKDGYQSFLKTPHGWRNGGRPDRLCLMPKDYSSVWDIRGAISFVHFYFTDQHLSDVAESVWDKSPYGLSIDERIFADDPQITTLYRQFLLNLSWHDSADRLALSSASTLLLTHLVRHYTNFKWHPLPVTGGLAPFQLARVKGYIDANLSANIQLSDLAAVANLSEYHFARMFKQSAGLTPHQYVMQQRLLLAKTLLKKTDLSLVTIALQCGFSSSGHFSNRFKLASGCTPSQYRQNYITR from the coding sequence ATGTCTAAGCCGTACCGGATGATGGAATGTTTGCAGCAGTATCAGGCAGAGCAGTTAGATACCACGATTCTGGAGAATGGGATCGGGATGTCATCTTGGTATAATCAACATGCGCTCGTTGATGTCGATTCCCCGGATCACCATACATTGAGTTTATATATCAAGGATGGTTACCAGTCTTTCCTGAAAACCCCGCATGGCTGGCGTAACGGTGGGCGGCCTGATCGGCTGTGTTTAATGCCTAAAGATTACTCGTCTGTGTGGGATATTCGTGGGGCAATATCGTTTGTTCATTTCTATTTTACAGACCAGCATTTAAGCGATGTGGCGGAATCGGTCTGGGACAAGAGCCCATATGGGTTAAGTATTGATGAACGCATCTTTGCCGATGATCCGCAAATCACCACGCTATATCGACAATTTCTATTGAATCTGAGTTGGCATGATTCGGCTGACCGCTTAGCACTGAGTTCAGCGTCAACCTTGTTATTAACCCACTTAGTGCGCCACTACACCAATTTTAAATGGCATCCGCTCCCCGTCACTGGTGGGCTTGCGCCTTTCCAGCTTGCCAGAGTCAAAGGCTATATTGACGCGAATCTGAGTGCCAATATACAACTCTCGGATTTGGCGGCAGTCGCAAATTTAAGTGAATATCATTTTGCCCGGATGTTTAAACAGTCTGCCGGACTGACACCCCATCAATATGTGATGCAACAGCGCTTACTGTTGGCGAAAACACTGCTGAAGAAAACCGATCTATCTTTAGTCACCATCGCTTTACAGTGTGGTTTCAGTTCATCGGGGCACTTTTCCAATCGATTTAAACTTGCCAGCGGGTGTACCCCAAGCCAATATCGACAAAATTATATAACCCGGTAA
- a CDS encoding AAA family ATPase: protein MKTVILVNGIPASGKSTTAAQIADYFTCPYLSIDTIKEPFMGLYHDVDRKLNRKLGQAAYQVIWNTIAQAPDECVYVVDAWFGFRPREELLQYVEQSDVHHVIEVWNQVSPETVVERYKQRLPYRRKGHPGAEYLPELETLARKAQPMNIGKLIWLDQDDTPSHAKLLPELSALMATLSQVKTSPVKKTINY from the coding sequence ATGAAAACTGTCATTCTTGTTAATGGAATTCCAGCTTCAGGCAAAAGCACGACGGCAGCTCAAATTGCCGACTATTTCACCTGTCCCTATCTGTCGATCGATACCATTAAAGAGCCGTTTATGGGGCTGTATCACGATGTGGACCGCAAACTCAACCGCAAACTCGGTCAGGCCGCTTATCAAGTGATTTGGAATACGATAGCCCAGGCCCCGGACGAATGTGTTTACGTGGTTGATGCCTGGTTTGGTTTCCGCCCCAGAGAAGAACTGCTCCAGTATGTCGAACAATCCGATGTTCACCATGTGATAGAAGTGTGGAACCAAGTGTCGCCGGAGACCGTCGTTGAACGTTATAAGCAGCGTCTGCCCTATCGGCGCAAAGGCCACCCCGGTGCGGAATATTTGCCCGAACTTGAAACGTTAGCCCGGAAAGCGCAACCGATGAACATTGGTAAGCTGATTTGGCTGGATCAGGATGATACGCCGAGCCACGCCAAGCTGTTGCCTGAGCTCTCCGCCCTGATGGCAACCTTGTCACAGGTCAAGACGTCACCGGTTAAGAAAACCATCAACTATTAA
- a CDS encoding PTS sugar transporter subunit IIA, which yields MLKELLVEADAIQLQVEAKDWRDALDIAARPLLEHQFIDLSYLNAIKATTEETGPYYVFEDERFALPHARPEDGVNRLGFSLVTLKHPITIQSSPEVDLIIMLCALDGHSHIEQGLRPIFERLSDEKTRAQLKHATTKEEVLNLL from the coding sequence ATGCTGAAAGAGCTTTTAGTTGAAGCCGATGCGATCCAATTACAAGTGGAGGCGAAAGACTGGCGAGATGCACTCGATATTGCAGCCCGTCCACTGTTAGAGCATCAATTTATTGATCTCTCTTATTTAAATGCGATTAAAGCAACAACTGAAGAAACCGGCCCTTATTACGTATTCGAAGACGAACGGTTTGCCCTGCCCCATGCGCGACCCGAGGACGGCGTGAATCGGCTCGGTTTTAGTTTAGTGACACTCAAACACCCGATTACTATTCAATCAAGTCCTGAGGTTGATCTGATTATCATGTTATGTGCTTTAGATGGTCACAGTCATATTGAACAGGGACTACGACCGATTTTTGAGCGACTCAGTGATGAAAAAACGCGAGCGCAATTAAAACACGCGACCACGAAAGAAGAGGTGCTGAATTTACTATGA
- a CDS encoding class II fructose-bisphosphate aldolase has product MKLLNFKQLLPIAQQRGFHAVGSFNVHCIEMLPAYFEAALDTNSPLMLQISTGTAEYLGRELLVASIKALAKAHDVPTCLHLDHCSNIDDIKKSIDSGFSSVMYDGSHLPLSENIANTNIVIDYARQFNVTVEAELGAIGGAEDGKAVAESDIAFTSVSEATEFVSQADVDMLAVSIGTVHGSYTAKTNIQHALLAEIHQAVDKSLVLHGGTGVSDEDMRYVIRHGMDKVNVGTEMNVQWVRHCQDTFSSGKVDDSVRKFFIPARKAVREVIAEKMRLFS; this is encoded by the coding sequence ATGAAACTGCTTAATTTCAAACAACTCTTGCCCATTGCACAACAGCGTGGTTTTCATGCGGTGGGGTCATTTAACGTCCACTGTATTGAAATGCTTCCCGCATATTTCGAAGCAGCACTCGATACCAATTCACCATTGATGCTCCAAATTTCAACCGGGACTGCGGAGTATTTAGGTCGTGAGTTACTGGTGGCTTCCATCAAAGCTTTGGCGAAAGCACACGATGTGCCGACCTGTTTACATCTGGATCACTGCTCCAATATCGATGACATCAAAAAGTCCATCGACAGTGGTTTCAGTAGTGTGATGTACGATGGCTCTCATTTGCCGCTCAGCGAAAATATCGCCAATACCAATATCGTTATTGACTACGCCCGTCAGTTCAATGTCACTGTCGAGGCCGAATTAGGCGCCATTGGTGGTGCCGAAGATGGTAAGGCCGTCGCAGAGAGTGATATCGCCTTTACTTCAGTGTCAGAGGCCACAGAGTTTGTCAGTCAGGCGGATGTCGATATGCTGGCGGTTAGCATCGGGACGGTACATGGTTCCTACACGGCTAAAACCAATATTCAGCACGCACTGCTGGCAGAGATCCATCAAGCCGTAGACAAATCACTGGTTCTCCATGGCGGCACCGGGGTCAGTGATGAAGATATGCGTTATGTCATCCGTCACGGCATGGATAAAGTCAACGTCGGCACCGAGATGAATGTTCAGTGGGTCAGACACTGCCAGGATACGTTCTCAAGCGGTAAAGTCGATGACTCGGTGCGTAAGTTCTTTATTCCGGCGCGCAAAGCAGTCAGAGAGGTCATCGCTGAAAAAATGCGCTTATTCTCTTAA
- a CDS encoding PTS sugar transporter subunit IIC yields MSAFFEFIVKDLLGQASILIAFIAMIGLILQKKTYGKIFEGTFKTMLGFLVMMAGINIIVETLTFLNQIFTTGFGMTGYITDVAAIAGVANKQLGSEVALTLIVIFATNILIARFTPWKYIFLTGQALLWMSTIGAVIGYKAGLTGLPLILTGGIFGGIMAVAMPAIAQPVVRRITGNDSIALGHFCTIGYMVQAAVAKVVGKNSKSTEDIQLPKAFSFLNDTYLSMAVVMIPMYLIPALAAGPEYIAKYSNGMNYLMYAFMQAMVFVAGVFVLYSGVRLLLQELVPAFQGIAMRLVPNAKPALDCPVLFPYAPNAVILGFLSTTVGTVIGMLLFPVFGLAMILPGLLTNFFAGGTAGIFGNAMGGRRGAIIGGVVHGLFITFLPAILIPLLETYGFVGVTFSDSDVISSGLLLGNAFNGNWGFVVTFIVFVIAITYFVNKSLSRSEDNKDITNETA; encoded by the coding sequence ATGAGCGCCTTTTTCGAATTTATTGTAAAAGACTTATTAGGTCAGGCATCAATACTGATTGCATTTATTGCCATGATCGGTTTGATATTACAGAAAAAAACCTACGGTAAAATTTTTGAAGGTACATTTAAAACCATGCTTGGCTTTTTAGTCATGATGGCTGGTATTAATATTATTGTCGAAACCCTCACCTTTTTAAACCAAATATTTACTACGGGCTTCGGGATGACGGGCTATATTACTGATGTTGCCGCCATTGCCGGTGTTGCTAATAAACAGTTAGGCAGTGAAGTGGCTTTAACGCTCATCGTCATATTCGCCACCAATATACTGATTGCCCGATTCACACCATGGAAATATATATTTCTCACCGGTCAGGCGCTGCTATGGATGAGTACCATTGGCGCAGTCATTGGCTATAAAGCCGGACTAACCGGACTCCCCCTGATTCTGACCGGTGGGATCTTCGGTGGCATTATGGCTGTCGCAATGCCCGCTATTGCACAACCTGTGGTACGGCGTATTACAGGCAACGACAGTATCGCACTGGGGCATTTCTGTACCATTGGTTATATGGTGCAAGCCGCAGTGGCGAAAGTAGTCGGCAAAAACTCCAAATCAACCGAAGACATCCAACTGCCGAAAGCATTCTCTTTCTTGAATGACACCTATCTGTCGATGGCTGTCGTGATGATCCCGATGTACCTCATCCCGGCATTAGCCGCTGGTCCGGAATACATTGCGAAATACTCAAATGGAATGAATTACCTAATGTATGCGTTCATGCAGGCGATGGTTTTTGTCGCCGGCGTATTTGTCCTGTACTCCGGGGTCCGCTTATTGCTGCAAGAGTTAGTTCCTGCGTTTCAGGGCATCGCGATGCGTTTGGTGCCGAATGCGAAACCTGCGTTAGATTGTCCGGTGCTGTTTCCCTATGCCCCCAATGCCGTCATCTTAGGTTTCTTATCTACCACGGTGGGCACTGTGATTGGGATGCTCCTGTTCCCAGTATTCGGACTCGCCATGATTCTGCCGGGATTATTAACCAACTTCTTCGCCGGTGGTACGGCTGGCATTTTCGGTAACGCGATGGGCGGCAGACGTGGCGCAATCATCGGTGGTGTGGTCCACGGTTTGTTTATCACCTTCTTGCCCGCAATCCTCATCCCATTACTTGAAACCTATGGATTTGTCGGTGTGACCTTCAGTGACTCCGATGTCATTTCATCCGGTCTGCTGCTCGGCAACGCCTTTAACGGCAACTGGGGATTTGTCGTGACGTTCATCGTGTTTGTCATCGCGATTACCTATTTCGTGAACAAATCTCTTTCTCGCTCTGAAGATAACAAGGATATCACCAATGAAACTGCTTAA
- a CDS encoding PTS sugar transporter subunit IIB, giving the protein MTYNIWCVCGCGLGSSFALEMTAKPILEKLGIDFSLNHTTVSEVLALKPDAIITSSSFSDAIKASASPEDAEKIITIQKFTDSHEMEEKLNKFFNH; this is encoded by the coding sequence ATGACTTATAATATATGGTGTGTATGCGGTTGTGGTTTGGGCTCTAGTTTTGCGTTAGAAATGACAGCCAAACCGATACTGGAAAAACTCGGTATTGATTTTAGTTTAAATCATACAACGGTATCAGAAGTTTTAGCATTAAAACCTGATGCGATTATTACCTCAAGTTCATTCTCCGACGCAATAAAAGCAAGCGCCTCTCCTGAGGATGCAGAAAAGATAATTACTATCCAAAAATTTACAGACAGTCATGAAATGGAAGAGAAATTAAATAAATTCTTTAATCATTAA
- a CDS encoding 6-phosphofructokinase: protein MKIGIVISGGDGAGINNFIFQVARLSGADITIFNGGIYGLLNGSKIDISYRDLIDYSISSMPIISSGRSERYLNPKEYDLIASRLKKEKISVLILAGGDGSMKFLHKLSQYGVNCFGVGMTVDNDLEGSEYTIGFSTACEEVLHEVTKLRNTGRALPNRVFMVEVLGAYCGELTLQSAIKSNADFALIPEYMIPTEELANRVKDKLAIQNSVIILCAESYTHEYTPGFQGSIDTVAEQLEPLIGIRIRKTTLGFGLRNGNPTTEEIYQGTIAASEVVRCIKSGMANKVIVINASNKPIPVDLNTMQNRTIDKEGHYFKLAKQLEII, encoded by the coding sequence ATGAAAATTGGTATCGTGATTAGTGGCGGAGATGGCGCCGGTATCAATAACTTTATATTTCAGGTGGCTAGACTGTCCGGTGCGGATATCACTATTTTTAATGGCGGTATCTACGGATTGCTGAACGGTAGCAAGATCGATATCAGCTATCGCGATTTGATTGATTACTCGATTTCTTCAATGCCGATTATTTCATCGGGGCGTTCAGAACGATATTTAAATCCCAAAGAGTATGATTTGATTGCGAGTCGTTTGAAGAAAGAAAAAATATCTGTGCTTATTTTAGCTGGCGGTGACGGATCGATGAAGTTTCTCCATAAACTTAGTCAATATGGGGTGAACTGTTTTGGCGTCGGCATGACGGTGGATAATGATCTAGAAGGCTCTGAATATACGATTGGATTTTCAACCGCCTGTGAAGAAGTATTACATGAAGTCACAAAATTAAGGAATACCGGTCGGGCACTGCCGAATCGGGTATTTATGGTTGAAGTGCTTGGTGCATATTGCGGGGAATTAACACTCCAGTCGGCAATAAAATCGAATGCTGACTTTGCACTGATTCCTGAATATATGATTCCGACTGAAGAATTAGCCAACCGAGTCAAAGATAAATTAGCGATTCAAAATAGTGTGATTATTTTATGTGCCGAAAGTTATACCCATGAATATACCCCGGGATTTCAAGGATCGATTGATACGGTTGCAGAACAACTAGAACCTTTAATTGGTATCCGAATCAGAAAAACAACATTAGGTTTTGGTTTAAGAAATGGCAACCCGACAACGGAAGAGATTTATCAAGGTACGATTGCTGCCAGCGAAGTCGTACGTTGTATAAAAAGTGGTATGGCAAACAAAGTCATTGTCATCAACGCCAGCAATAAACCAATACCGGTGGACCTCAACACAATGCAAAACCGGACAATTGATAAGGAAGGCCACTATTTTAAACTAGCAAAACAATTAGAAATTATATGA